A portion of the Microbacterium hominis genome contains these proteins:
- a CDS encoding GNAT family N-acetyltransferase, with protein MQPVSLRTARAVLSTPTEDDVDAIYVACQDAAIQRFTTVPSPYEREHALGFVHMVAERWRDDSEYTWAIRASGRLAGMIGLHGVGRGAAEIGYWMAPWARRQGLLVEAAHAVVDWGFADLSPRLERIEWRAVVGNVGSARVARSLGFRYEGTLRQALANAHFRDDGWVAGLLRGDDRTPQPWPVLG; from the coding sequence ATGCAGCCGGTGAGCCTGCGCACCGCCCGCGCGGTGCTCTCGACGCCGACCGAGGACGACGTCGACGCTATCTACGTCGCGTGTCAGGATGCCGCGATCCAGCGCTTCACGACGGTGCCCTCGCCCTACGAGCGCGAGCACGCGCTCGGATTCGTGCACATGGTCGCCGAGCGCTGGCGTGACGACAGCGAGTACACCTGGGCGATCCGCGCGAGCGGGCGGCTGGCCGGGATGATCGGTCTGCACGGGGTGGGGCGCGGGGCCGCCGAGATCGGCTACTGGATGGCGCCGTGGGCGCGCCGCCAGGGTCTGCTCGTCGAGGCCGCGCACGCGGTCGTCGACTGGGGCTTCGCCGACCTCTCGCCCCGGCTCGAGCGCATCGAGTGGCGGGCCGTCGTGGGCAACGTGGGATCGGCACGCGTCGCCCGCAGTCTCGGGTTCCGCTACGAGGGGACGCTGCGCCAGGCGCTGGCGAACGCGCACTTCCGCGACGACGGGTGGGTCGCGGGCCTCCTGCGCGGCGACGACCGCACGCCGCAGCCGTGGCCGGTGCTCGGCTGA
- a CDS encoding Fpg/Nei family DNA glycosylase, with protein MPEMPEVQGLVDFLSGRVTGLRIQRASVANIAALKTYDPPITALVGTAITGVSRHGKFVDITARTAADEPLHLVFHLAKAGWLRWYDALPATIIKPGRTPIALRVALDDGSGFDLTEAGTKKSLAVYAARDPQEVPGIARLGPDPLDPAFDRDAFAALLGGRRTQIKGVLRDQSIIAGIGNAYSDEILHVAKMSPYALAATLDDDEIDRLYAATRTTLAEAVAAASGKPPADLKDAKRRGMQVHGRRGEKCPVCGDEVRSVFFADNSLEYCATCQTGGKVLADRRLSRLLK; from the coding sequence ATGCCCGAGATGCCCGAGGTGCAGGGACTCGTCGACTTCCTGAGCGGACGGGTGACCGGGCTGCGCATCCAACGGGCGAGCGTCGCGAACATCGCCGCGCTGAAGACCTACGACCCGCCGATCACGGCGCTCGTCGGCACCGCGATCACCGGTGTCTCCCGGCACGGCAAGTTCGTGGACATCACCGCCCGCACCGCGGCGGACGAACCGCTGCACCTCGTCTTCCACCTGGCGAAGGCGGGATGGCTCCGGTGGTACGACGCCCTCCCCGCCACGATCATCAAGCCCGGCCGCACGCCGATCGCGCTGCGGGTGGCCCTCGACGACGGCTCGGGCTTCGACCTCACCGAGGCCGGCACGAAGAAGTCACTGGCGGTGTACGCGGCGCGCGATCCGCAGGAGGTCCCCGGCATCGCCCGGCTCGGACCCGATCCGCTCGATCCGGCCTTCGACCGTGACGCGTTCGCGGCGCTGCTCGGCGGCCGTCGCACGCAGATCAAGGGGGTGCTGCGCGACCAGTCGATCATCGCCGGCATCGGCAACGCCTACTCCGACGAGATCCTCCACGTCGCGAAGATGTCGCCGTACGCGCTGGCGGCGACCCTCGACGACGACGAGATCGACCGCCTCTACGCCGCGACGAGAACCACCCTCGCCGAGGCCGTCGCCGCGGCGTCGGGCAAGCCGCCCGCCGATCTCAAGGACGCCAAGCGCCGTGGCATGCAGGTACACGGCCGGCGCGGGGAGAAATGCCCGGTGTGCGGCGACGAGGTGCGCAGCGTCTTCTTCGCCGACAACTCCCTGGAGTACTGCGCCACCTGCCAGACCGGCGGCAAGGTGCTCGCCGACCGGCGCCTCTCCCGGCTCCTCAAGTGA
- the glpK gene encoding glycerol kinase GlpK, translated as MAGHVLSIDQGTTSTRAIVFDAEGAIVASAQREHEQIFPRAGWVEHDPVEIWTNTEWVIAACLSRAGLESAAIAAVGVTNQRETAIVWDRRTGRPVHNAIVWQDTRTQPRIDQLAAESGDVFRFAEQTGLPLATYFSASKIAWMLERVPGAREAAERGDLLFGTPDTWVVWNLTGGARGGIHVTDVTNASRTLLMDLGTLDWADDLLGVWGIPRAMMPEIRSSSEVVGASQVPDVLHGVPIAGILGDQQAATFGQAAFDAGESKNTYGTGNFLLVNTGTEIVRSDAGLITTVAYRRDGEQARYALEGSIAVTGSLVQWLRDNLGIIQRSEDVETLASTVADNGGAYFVPAFSGLFAPYWRPDARGALVGLTRYVNKAHIARAALESTAFQTRDVIEAVVADTGRALHELRVDGGMTRNSALMQFQADLLGVPVVRPKVVETTALGAAYAAGLATGVWSGTDELRRHWREDVRFEPSMPTDERERRYRLWKKAVSKSLDWVDDDARELMGTTGR; from the coding sequence GTGGCGGGCCACGTTCTGTCCATCGACCAGGGGACGACGTCGACGCGCGCGATCGTGTTCGACGCCGAGGGGGCGATCGTGGCGAGCGCGCAGCGCGAGCACGAGCAGATCTTCCCGCGCGCCGGGTGGGTCGAGCACGATCCGGTGGAGATCTGGACGAACACCGAATGGGTCATCGCCGCGTGCCTGTCGCGCGCGGGCCTGGAGTCGGCGGCCATCGCGGCGGTGGGCGTGACCAACCAGCGCGAGACGGCCATCGTGTGGGACCGGCGCACGGGGCGTCCGGTGCACAACGCCATCGTCTGGCAGGACACGCGCACCCAGCCGCGCATCGACCAGCTCGCCGCGGAGTCGGGTGACGTGTTCCGCTTCGCCGAGCAGACCGGTCTGCCGCTGGCCACCTACTTCTCCGCGTCGAAGATCGCGTGGATGCTGGAGCGGGTGCCCGGGGCGCGCGAGGCCGCCGAGCGGGGCGACCTGCTGTTCGGCACACCCGACACGTGGGTGGTGTGGAACCTCACCGGAGGCGCCCGGGGCGGCATCCATGTCACCGACGTCACCAACGCGTCGCGCACGCTGCTGATGGACCTCGGCACGCTGGACTGGGCCGACGACCTGCTCGGGGTGTGGGGGATCCCCCGGGCGATGATGCCGGAGATCCGCTCGTCGAGCGAGGTGGTCGGGGCCTCGCAGGTGCCCGACGTGCTCCACGGCGTGCCGATCGCGGGCATCCTCGGCGACCAGCAGGCGGCGACCTTCGGACAGGCCGCCTTCGACGCCGGCGAGTCCAAGAACACCTACGGGACCGGCAACTTCCTGCTCGTGAACACCGGCACCGAGATCGTGCGCTCCGACGCGGGGCTGATCACCACGGTCGCCTACCGGCGCGACGGGGAGCAGGCCCGCTACGCGCTCGAGGGCTCGATCGCGGTGACCGGCTCGCTCGTGCAGTGGCTGCGGGACAACCTCGGCATCATCCAGCGCTCCGAAGACGTCGAGACCCTCGCCTCCACCGTCGCCGACAACGGCGGCGCCTACTTCGTGCCCGCCTTCTCGGGCCTGTTCGCCCCGTACTGGCGGCCCGATGCGCGCGGGGCGCTGGTCGGCCTCACCCGGTACGTCAACAAGGCGCACATCGCCCGGGCGGCGCTGGAGTCGACAGCCTTCCAGACCCGCGATGTCATCGAGGCGGTCGTCGCCGACACCGGCCGCGCGCTGCACGAGCTGAGGGTGGACGGCGGGATGACCCGCAACAGCGCGCTCATGCAGTTCCAGGCGGACCTGCTCGGCGTGCCGGTCGTGCGCCCGAAGGTCGTCGAGACGACGGCGCTCGGCGCGGCCTACGCGGCGGGCCTCGCCACCGGCGTGTGGTCGGGCACCGACGAGCTGCGTCGCCACTGGCGCGAAGACGTGCGCTTCGAGCCGTCGATGCCGACCGATGAGCGCGAGCGACGCTACCGCCTGTGGAAGAAGGCCGTCTCGAAGTCGCTGGACTGGGTCGACGACGACGCGCGCGAGCTCATGGGGACCACGGGGCGCTGA
- a CDS encoding glycerol-3-phosphate dehydrogenase/oxidase — protein MTESPAHRGFTELAQRPYADVLIVGGGINGLAAFRDLAMQGVDVALVERGDFAGGASSASSHMIHGGIRYLENGEFRLVHEAVTERNGLLKVAPHYVRPLRTTIPIFSTFSGILSAPMRFLRHGAGPRRERGAALIKIGLVIYDSFSRGGGRVGRHTFRGRRRSLEVLPHLDPRVKYTATYWDASLHDPERLAIDVLRDGRAAGRANARAANHTAAVGVDEGRIVLQDGLTGERATFAASVVINATGPWADLTNLALGAPTRFMGGTKGSHIVLDHPELLEATAGRELFFENEDGRIVLIYPLKGRVMVGTTDLEHDMADPVACTEAEVDYFFDLIGQVLPGIAVDRSQIVYRFAGVRPLPGHGDMAPGFVSRDYRIESAPLAGGETTVLSLVGGKWTTFRASGEALADRALDLLSVPRRTSTKGVGIGGGRGYPTTDVARRKWVAVHCADLAPSRVETLLDRYGTVAADVIDALGADADDAPLVHAPDYSTGELRHLAATEDVVHLDDLLLRRTSLAFIGAATPELAAEAAAAIAPVLGWDAARVESEVGRALDRVHAADPTWQPAGGQTADAR, from the coding sequence ATGACGGAGTCACCCGCACACCGAGGCTTCACCGAGCTGGCGCAGCGCCCGTACGCCGATGTGCTCATCGTCGGCGGAGGCATCAACGGCCTGGCCGCGTTCCGCGACCTCGCGATGCAGGGCGTGGATGTCGCCCTCGTCGAGCGCGGCGACTTCGCCGGCGGCGCGTCGTCGGCCTCGTCCCACATGATCCACGGCGGCATCCGGTACCTCGAGAACGGGGAGTTCCGCCTCGTGCACGAAGCGGTGACCGAGCGCAACGGGCTCCTGAAGGTCGCGCCGCATTACGTGCGTCCGCTGCGGACGACGATCCCGATCTTCTCGACCTTCTCCGGCATCCTCTCCGCGCCGATGCGGTTCCTCCGCCACGGCGCAGGTCCCCGCCGCGAGCGCGGTGCGGCGCTGATCAAGATCGGCCTCGTGATCTACGACTCCTTCTCCCGTGGCGGCGGGCGGGTCGGCCGTCACACCTTCCGCGGACGGCGTCGCTCGCTCGAGGTGCTGCCGCACCTCGACCCCCGCGTGAAGTACACCGCGACCTACTGGGATGCCTCGCTGCACGATCCCGAGCGACTCGCGATCGATGTGCTGCGCGACGGCCGGGCCGCCGGCCGCGCGAACGCCCGCGCCGCCAACCACACCGCGGCGGTGGGAGTGGACGAGGGCAGGATCGTGCTGCAGGACGGACTCACCGGCGAGCGCGCCACCTTCGCGGCATCCGTCGTCATCAATGCGACCGGGCCCTGGGCGGACCTCACCAACCTCGCTCTCGGGGCGCCGACGCGCTTCATGGGCGGCACGAAGGGCTCGCACATCGTGCTCGACCACCCCGAGCTGCTGGAGGCGACCGCCGGCCGGGAGCTCTTCTTCGAGAACGAGGACGGCCGCATCGTGCTCATCTACCCGCTCAAGGGGCGGGTCATGGTGGGCACGACCGACCTCGAGCACGACATGGCCGACCCGGTCGCGTGCACCGAGGCCGAGGTCGACTACTTCTTCGATCTGATCGGCCAGGTGCTCCCCGGCATCGCCGTCGACCGCTCGCAGATCGTCTACCGGTTCGCCGGGGTGCGCCCCCTGCCGGGCCACGGCGACATGGCGCCGGGCTTCGTCTCGCGCGACTACCGCATCGAGTCCGCCCCGCTCGCCGGCGGCGAGACCACCGTGCTCAGCCTCGTCGGCGGCAAGTGGACCACCTTCCGCGCGTCGGGTGAGGCCCTTGCCGACCGCGCCCTCGACCTCCTCTCCGTGCCGCGGCGCACGAGCACCAAGGGGGTGGGCATCGGCGGCGGTCGCGGCTACCCCACGACCGACGTCGCGCGGCGCAAGTGGGTGGCCGTGCACTGCGCCGATCTCGCGCCGTCGCGCGTGGAGACGCTGCTGGACCGCTACGGCACCGTCGCCGCCGATGTCATCGACGCCCTCGGCGCCGATGCCGACGACGCGCCCCTCGTGCATGCCCCGGACTACAGCACGGGCGAACTGCGCCACCTCGCCGCCACCGAAGACGTCGTGCACCTGGACGATCTGCTGCTGCGGCGCACGAGCCTCGCGTTCATCGGGGCGGCCACGCCGGAGCTGGCGGCCGAGGCCGCGGCGGCGATCGCGCCCGTGCTCGGGTGGGATGCCGCGCGGGTCGAGTCCGAGGTCGGCCGGGCGCTGGATCGCGTGCACGCCGCCGACCCGACCTGGCAGCCCGCGGGTGGGCAGACGGCCGACGCGCGATAG
- a CDS encoding sugar-binding transcriptional regulator, whose amino-acid sequence MSTPEPDARTAQRALTAAHLYYVQERTMEAIARELDTSRSTVSRLLAHARATGIVDIRIRSPFAAPRRLEDDIAARFGVTAHVVPVPDDASEVESLERVAAAAAHLLHELVKTDMIVGVAWGSTTAAVSRRLVPKAVRGTAFVQLNGSGNTHTTGLLYASEILRRFAAAFGGSAQQFPVPAFFDDPRTRSAMWRERSTRRILALQDAMDLVVFSTGAADSSVPSHVYSGGYLETRDLQSLAAEGVVGDVATVFYRADGSSTGIALNERATGPRFDVLRRVPRRVCIVSGVTKLASVRGALAARLATDLVIDDTTARALQAASTT is encoded by the coding sequence ATGTCGACTCCGGAACCCGACGCCCGCACCGCCCAGCGCGCCCTGACCGCGGCGCACCTGTACTACGTGCAGGAGCGCACGATGGAGGCGATCGCCCGCGAACTCGACACGTCCCGCTCGACGGTGTCGCGCCTGCTCGCGCACGCCCGTGCAACCGGCATCGTCGACATCCGCATCCGCTCGCCGTTCGCCGCACCGCGGCGCCTCGAAGACGACATCGCCGCCCGCTTCGGCGTCACCGCCCACGTCGTGCCCGTGCCCGACGACGCGAGCGAGGTGGAGAGCCTCGAGCGGGTGGCGGCGGCGGCCGCCCACCTGCTGCACGAACTGGTCAAGACCGACATGATCGTCGGCGTCGCCTGGGGGTCCACGACCGCCGCCGTCAGCAGGCGCCTCGTGCCCAAGGCGGTGCGCGGCACGGCGTTCGTGCAGCTGAACGGGTCGGGCAACACCCACACCACCGGCCTGCTCTACGCGAGCGAGATCCTGCGACGGTTCGCCGCGGCGTTCGGCGGCAGCGCCCAGCAGTTCCCGGTGCCCGCGTTCTTCGACGACCCGCGCACGCGCAGCGCGATGTGGCGGGAGCGCAGCACCCGCCGCATCCTCGCCCTGCAGGACGCGATGGACCTCGTCGTGTTCAGCACCGGCGCCGCCGACTCCTCGGTGCCCAGTCACGTGTACAGCGGCGGGTACCTCGAGACCCGCGATCTGCAGTCGCTGGCGGCCGAGGGCGTCGTCGGCGACGTCGCGACGGTGTTCTACCGCGCCGACGGCTCCAGCACCGGCATCGCGCTCAACGAGCGGGCGACCGGGCCCCGGTTCGACGTGCTGCGGCGGGTGCCCCGGCGGGTGTGCATCGTGTCGGGCGTCACCAAGCTCGCCAGCGTCCGCGGCGCGCTCGCCGCGCGCCTGGCGACCGACCTGGTCATCGACGACACGACCGCACGGGCGCTGCAGGCCGCCTCGACGACGTGA
- the ribD gene encoding bifunctional diaminohydroxyphosphoribosylaminopyrimidine deaminase/5-amino-6-(5-phosphoribosylamino)uracil reductase RibD: MTVSATEREAMRHALELARRGPRGVNPQVGAVLLSPGGEIIAEGWHHGAGTAHAEVDALSKLDRDAARGATAVVTLEPCNHHGRTGPCSEALLAAGVARVVFGADDPNVESSGGAERLAAAGVEVEPHLMRDESLDVIADWLAVQKLGRPHVTVKWAQSLDGRAAAADGTSQWITGPLARADVHRRRAEADAIVVGTGTVLADDPALTARRPDGTLYDHQPAPVVVGRRPLPPDAAVHRHPLPLRRLDATLDAALDALRADGVQRVFVEGGPTLASAFLSAGLVDEVLAYVAPTLIGAGADGADRPALGAIGVDTIADQRRLRVASIEHLGDDLLIVAHPAGTAAGTDDSATADEGES, encoded by the coding sequence ATGACGGTGAGCGCCACCGAACGCGAGGCGATGCGTCACGCGCTCGAGCTTGCGCGCCGCGGCCCGCGGGGCGTCAATCCGCAGGTGGGCGCCGTCCTGCTCTCGCCGGGCGGCGAGATCATCGCCGAGGGCTGGCACCACGGCGCCGGCACCGCGCACGCCGAGGTCGACGCCTTGTCGAAGCTGGATCGGGATGCCGCGCGCGGCGCCACCGCTGTGGTCACGCTCGAGCCCTGCAACCACCACGGCCGCACCGGCCCGTGCTCCGAGGCACTTCTGGCCGCCGGCGTCGCGCGCGTCGTCTTCGGCGCCGACGACCCGAACGTCGAATCGTCGGGCGGCGCCGAGCGGCTGGCGGCTGCCGGCGTCGAGGTCGAGCCGCATCTCATGCGCGACGAGTCGCTGGACGTCATCGCCGACTGGCTCGCCGTGCAGAAGCTCGGCCGCCCGCACGTCACCGTGAAGTGGGCGCAGAGCCTCGACGGCCGTGCCGCTGCCGCCGACGGCACGAGCCAGTGGATCACCGGCCCCCTCGCCCGGGCCGACGTGCACCGCCGCCGCGCCGAGGCCGACGCCATCGTCGTCGGCACGGGCACGGTGCTCGCCGACGATCCGGCTCTCACCGCCCGCAGGCCCGACGGCACGCTCTACGACCACCAGCCTGCCCCGGTTGTCGTCGGCCGGCGCCCCCTCCCCCCCGACGCCGCCGTGCACCGGCATCCCCTGCCCCTGCGCCGCCTGGACGCGACGCTCGACGCGGCGCTCGACGCGCTGCGCGCCGACGGCGTGCAGCGGGTGTTCGTCGAGGGCGGCCCGACGCTCGCGAGCGCGTTCCTTTCCGCCGGTCTCGTCGATGAGGTGCTCGCCTACGTCGCCCCGACCCTCATCGGCGCGGGCGCCGACGGCGCCGACCGCCCCGCGCTCGGCGCGATCGGGGTCGACACGATCGCCGACCAGCGACGGCTGCGCGTGGCATCCATCGAGCACCTGGGAGACGACCTGCTGATCGTCGCCCACCCCGCCGGCACCGCGGCGGGAACGGACGACTCCGCGACCGCGGACGAAGGAGAGAGCTGA
- a CDS encoding riboflavin synthase — MFTGIVEEMGEITAVAPAGDGVRVTVRAPKAVSDAAHGDSIAVSGVCLTVVDQGADWFTADVMKQTLDMSTLTGVEPGRLVNLERATVAHGRLGGHIVQGHIDGTGEVLEVRPGAQWRVVRVSVPAHLAPLVVDKGSIAVDGVSLTVSAASPADADVHWFEVSLIPETLAATTLGARVAGDRVNLETDILARHVQRLLAFTPTAVAVSTEGGSR, encoded by the coding sequence ATGTTCACCGGAATCGTCGAGGAGATGGGCGAGATCACCGCCGTCGCGCCTGCGGGCGACGGCGTGCGCGTGACCGTGCGCGCCCCGAAGGCGGTGTCGGATGCCGCACACGGCGACTCGATCGCCGTCAGCGGCGTGTGCCTGACCGTGGTCGACCAGGGCGCGGACTGGTTCACCGCCGACGTCATGAAGCAGACGCTCGACATGTCCACGCTCACCGGCGTCGAGCCGGGCCGCCTGGTGAACCTCGAGCGGGCGACGGTCGCGCACGGCCGCCTGGGCGGCCACATCGTGCAGGGCCACATCGACGGCACCGGCGAGGTGCTCGAGGTGCGCCCCGGCGCGCAGTGGCGCGTGGTGCGCGTCTCCGTGCCCGCGCACCTGGCGCCCCTCGTGGTCGACAAGGGCTCGATCGCCGTCGACGGCGTCTCGCTCACGGTCAGTGCCGCCAGCCCCGCCGACGCCGACGTGCACTGGTTCGAGGTGTCCCTCATCCCCGAGACCCTCGCCGCCACGACACTGGGCGCACGCGTCGCCGGCGACCGTGTGAACCTGGAGACCGACATCCTGGCGCGCCACGTGCAGCGCCTCCTCGCTTTCACCCCGACCGCCGTCGCGGTCTCCACGGAAGGAGGCTCGCGATGA
- the ribA gene encoding GTP cyclohydrolase II, which yields MSLSPIPEALDALRAGKPIIVADDENRENEGDVVLSAQLATAEAIAWTVRWSSGFICAPMPAEWADRLDLPPMVETNEDARGTAYTVSVDAADRVSTGISASDRAHTLNVLADPTSTPTSVIRPGHILPLRAVDGGVRERGGHTEAAVELMTLAGLEPVGAIAEVVAEDGSMMRLPGLLELGARDGVPVITIEQLIAYLDEHHPRDTAAHSPHRRRVSLRAESHVPTGHGSFRFLAYKDRMTGTDHLAVVSGDLSDEAPLVRVHSECLTGEAFGSLKCECGPQLDAALDAIEKDGGVVIYMRGHEGRGIGLINKLRAYSLQERGLDTVDANLALGLPADARDYAAAAGILADLGVSRVRLLTNNTDKVTQLRTFGLDIVEQVPLLVGVGPNNHQYLATKRDRMGHVIAEDDLADALAQMHEGADR from the coding sequence ATGAGCCTTTCCCCCATCCCCGAGGCGCTGGATGCGCTGCGCGCGGGCAAGCCCATCATCGTGGCCGACGACGAGAACCGCGAGAACGAGGGTGACGTCGTGCTCTCGGCGCAGCTGGCCACCGCCGAGGCCATCGCCTGGACCGTGCGCTGGTCGAGCGGCTTCATCTGCGCGCCGATGCCGGCCGAGTGGGCGGACCGGCTCGACCTGCCGCCGATGGTGGAGACCAACGAAGACGCGCGCGGCACGGCCTACACCGTGAGTGTGGATGCCGCCGACCGCGTCTCCACCGGCATCAGCGCGTCCGACCGCGCACACACCCTCAACGTGCTCGCCGACCCCACCTCCACGCCCACGAGCGTCATCCGCCCGGGGCACATCCTGCCGCTGCGGGCCGTCGACGGCGGCGTGCGCGAGCGCGGCGGACACACCGAGGCAGCGGTCGAGCTCATGACCCTCGCCGGTCTCGAGCCGGTGGGCGCGATCGCCGAGGTCGTCGCCGAGGACGGTTCGATGATGCGCCTGCCGGGCCTGCTCGAGCTGGGCGCGCGCGACGGCGTCCCCGTCATCACGATCGAGCAGCTGATCGCGTACCTCGACGAGCACCACCCGCGCGACACGGCCGCCCACTCGCCGCACCGGCGCCGTGTGAGCCTGCGCGCCGAGTCGCACGTGCCGACCGGGCACGGCTCGTTCCGCTTCCTCGCCTACAAGGACCGCATGACCGGCACCGATCACCTCGCGGTGGTCTCCGGCGATCTGTCCGACGAGGCCCCCCTGGTGCGCGTGCACTCGGAGTGCCTCACGGGCGAGGCGTTCGGCTCGCTCAAGTGCGAGTGCGGCCCCCAGCTGGATGCCGCGCTCGACGCGATCGAGAAAGATGGCGGCGTCGTCATCTACATGCGCGGACACGAGGGACGCGGCATCGGGCTCATCAACAAGCTGCGCGCCTACAGCCTGCAGGAGCGCGGACTGGACACCGTCGACGCCAACCTGGCGCTGGGCCTGCCCGCCGATGCGCGCGACTACGCGGCGGCCGCCGGGATTCTCGCCGACCTCGGCGTCTCACGGGTGCGCCTGCTCACGAACAACACCGACAAGGTGACGCAGCTGCGCACGTTCGGCCTCGACATCGTCGAGCAGGTGCCGCTGCTGGTCGGCGTGGGCCCGAACAACCACCAGTACCTCGCCACCAAGCGCGATCGCATGGGGCACGTCATCGCCGAAGACGACCTCGCCGACGCCCTGGCGCAGATGCACGAAGGAGCAGACCGATGA
- the ribH gene encoding 6,7-dimethyl-8-ribityllumazine synthase has product MSGTGAPQAESIDATGLRVVIIAGTWHEVITDGLIAGAQRTLDAAGATSHLVRVPGSFELPVAARAALDGGADAVVALGVIIRGGTPHFEFVSSAATDGLTRVALDTGKPVGFGVLTLDDEQQGLDRAGLAGSKEDKGAEAADAAVRTTLLLRELANLQ; this is encoded by the coding sequence ATGAGCGGCACCGGAGCCCCCCAGGCCGAGAGCATCGATGCCACCGGCCTGCGCGTAGTGATCATCGCGGGCACGTGGCACGAGGTCATCACCGACGGTCTCATCGCCGGAGCCCAGCGCACGCTCGACGCCGCGGGCGCCACCTCGCACCTGGTGCGGGTGCCCGGCTCGTTCGAGCTGCCCGTCGCCGCGAGGGCCGCCCTCGACGGCGGCGCCGATGCGGTCGTCGCGCTCGGCGTGATCATCCGCGGCGGCACGCCCCACTTCGAGTTCGTCTCGTCGGCGGCCACCGACGGGCTCACCCGCGTCGCGCTCGACACCGGCAAGCCGGTCGGATTCGGCGTGCTCACCCTCGACGACGAGCAGCAGGGCCTCGACCGCGCGGGCCTGGCCGGCTCGAAGGAGGACAAGGGCGCCGAGGCCGCCGACGCCGCCGTGCGCACCACTCTGCTGCTGCGGGAACTCGCCAACCTTCAGTAA
- a CDS encoding Fe-S protein, translated as METLRHIVLFIHLIGFALLFGAWAVEVYTRRFGVTPLQHIGVTVAAVAGLALAAPWGISHELNYAKIGTKLVVLLIIGAFLGIGQARQRKTGSVPPVLFWGIGALTLLNAGLAVIWR; from the coding sequence ATGGAGACCCTCCGTCACATCGTTCTCTTCATCCACCTCATCGGCTTCGCGCTGCTGTTCGGCGCGTGGGCCGTCGAGGTGTACACCCGCCGCTTCGGCGTGACCCCGCTGCAGCACATCGGCGTCACGGTCGCGGCGGTCGCGGGCCTGGCCCTCGCCGCGCCGTGGGGCATCTCGCATGAGCTGAACTACGCCAAGATCGGCACGAAGCTCGTCGTGCTGCTGATCATCGGCGCGTTCCTCGGCATCGGGCAGGCCCGCCAGCGCAAGACCGGTTCGGTGCCGCCCGTGCTCTTCTGGGGCATCGGCGCGCTGACGCTCCTGAACGCCGGTCTCGCCGTGATCTGGCGCTGA
- a CDS encoding ABC transporter permease produces the protein MTTVTEIAPVRSGGVRALWAGNPQSVVQRGLIAARSSSWAVVVSGFFEPVFYLASMGIGLGALIGDVETSSGVAVSYAAFIAPALLAVSAMNGAIYDSTWNVFFKLNYGKLYEGMLATSLGPLDVALGEILYALLRGLLYATGFMIIMQLLGLNLSWTAILALPAVLLIAFGFASLGMAVTSYMKTFQQMDWINFILLPMFLFSATLYPITVYPEWIQTIIMAFPLWHGVELIRGLTTGILSPDMLWHVLYYVVMIAIGLVFTTKRLRALFLD, from the coding sequence ATGACCACCGTGACAGAGATCGCCCCGGTGCGCTCCGGGGGAGTGCGTGCCCTGTGGGCGGGCAACCCGCAGTCGGTCGTGCAGCGCGGGCTCATCGCGGCGCGCTCCTCGAGCTGGGCTGTCGTCGTGTCGGGTTTCTTCGAGCCCGTGTTCTATCTCGCCTCGATGGGGATCGGCCTCGGCGCCCTCATCGGCGACGTGGAGACCTCCTCGGGCGTCGCGGTCTCCTACGCCGCGTTCATCGCCCCGGCGCTGCTGGCGGTATCGGCGATGAACGGCGCGATCTACGACTCGACGTGGAACGTGTTCTTCAAGCTCAACTACGGCAAGCTCTACGAGGGAATGCTCGCGACCTCCCTGGGCCCGCTCGATGTCGCGCTCGGCGAGATCCTGTACGCGCTGCTGCGGGGCCTGCTCTACGCCACCGGCTTCATGATCATCATGCAGCTGCTCGGGCTGAACCTGTCGTGGACGGCGATCCTCGCCCTGCCCGCGGTGCTGCTGATCGCTTTCGGCTTCGCGAGCCTGGGTATGGCTGTCACAAGCTACATGAAGACCTTCCAGCAGATGGACTGGATCAACTTCATACTGCTGCCGATGTTCCTCTTCTCGGCGACGCTGTACCCGATCACGGTCTACCCCGAGTGGATCCAGACGATCATCATGGCGTTCCCGCTGTGGCACGGGGTCGAGCTCATCCGGGGCCTGACCACCGGCATCCTCAGCCCCGACATGCTCTGGCACGTGCTCTACTACGTCGTCATGATCGCGATCGGCCTGGTCTTCACGACCAAGCGGCTGCGGGCGCTGTTCCTCGACTGA